The following proteins are co-located in the Apis mellifera strain DH4 linkage group LG9, Amel_HAv3.1, whole genome shotgun sequence genome:
- the LOC409281 gene encoding protein sel-1 homolog 1 has translation MKLRKELIFLLLIMSVTSESIISKKRSDTSEEETEEDVSLEENAFEHLQELKALHDTILKIVPASEPYHLNDKITKQKEETENEPKTKNENPVMKNVWMKAMIAQTKNIDLPNNNLRIEEEDSEVWNDEEQLEAFNEETQEPLTPEQQEAEMIFKKAQSLLNATRTNKEEAYKLLTSAAILGHREAWSMIAWAQLLGTQSGSASGQDIPAAYEIFKELIETGLPSAHMGMGFLYATGLGGVQASQAKALLHYTVAALGGDTRAQMALGYRHWAGVTTPASCERALDFYRKVANKVAEEVSLSGGPVVQRVRLLDEQENPAYSSGIFDQDLIEYYQLLAKKGDIQAQVGLGQLHYQGGRGVPLDHERALQYFQHAADAGNPLAMAFLGKIYLEGSDIVKQDNETAYKYFKKAAELGNPVGQSGLGLMYLYGRGVERDTAKALQYFSQAAEQGWVDGQLQLGNMYFSGTGVRRDYKLANKYFSLASQSGHVLAFYNLAQMHATGTGMMRSCPAAVELLKNVAERGKWSDQLMIAHTDYREGRINEAFVNYALLAEMGYEVAQSNAAFILDKGETTILSEEEGLVRALALWARAAAQGYSAAQVKLGDAHYYGRGTKVDYEAAASHYRSASDQQHNAQAMFNLGYMHERGLGLAKDRHLAKRCYDLAAEASPDARIPVALALIKLSFLFGLDYLQEFSLADHLNKWDQLLGQNWDLYLIGLLTGMLSLIIYFRRPQPPPPPRIN, from the exons atgaagttACGAAAagagttaatttttcttttactgaTAATGTCTGTTACTTCGGAATCAATCATTTCCAAAAAACGATCTGATACTTCTGAAGAAGAAACAGAAGAAGATGTTAGTTTAGAAGAAAATGCATTTGAACATTTGCAAGAATTAAAAGCTTTACATGATACAATTCTGAAGATTGTACCAGCTTCTGAACCATATCATctcaatgataaaattacaaaacaaaaagAGGAAACAGAAAATGAACCAAAAACAAAGAATGAAAATCCAGTAATGAAGAATGTTTGGATGAAAGCAATGATAGCtcaaactaaaaatatagatttaccaaataataatttaagaattgaagaagaagatagtGAAGTATGGAATGATGAAGAACAACTTGAAGCATTTAATGAAGAAACTCAGGAACCACTTACTCCAGAACAACAAGAag cgGAGATGATATTTAAGAAGGCACAAAGTCTCTTAAATGCTACACGCACAAATAAGGAAGaagcttataaattattaacatctgCAGCAATTCTTGGACATCGTGAAGCTTGGTCTATGATAGCATGGGCTCAATTATTAGGAACTCAATCTGGTTCAGCTTCTGGTCAAGATATTCCAGCAGCTTATGAGATATTTAAAGAACTTATTGAAACTGGTTTACCATCTGCTCATAtg ggTATGGGCTTTTTATATGCAACTGGTTTAGGTGGAGTACAAGCTTCACAAGCAAAAGCATTGCTTCATTATACAGTAGCAGCTCTTGGTGGAGATACTCGTGCACAAATGGCTTTAGGTTATCGTCATTGGGCTGGAGTTACAACTCCAGCTTCATGTGAAAGAGCTTTAGATTTTTACCGTAAAGTAGCCAACAAAGTTGCAGAAGAAGTTTCTCTCAGTGGAGGTCCAGTTGTTCAGAGAGTTAGACTTCTAGATGAACAAGAAAATCCTGCATATAGCTCAGGAATCTTTGACCaagatttaatagaatattaccaattattagcaaaaaaaggAGATATACAAGCTCAAGTAGGATTAGGACAATTACATTATCAAGGTGGAAGAGGTGTACCATTAGATCATGAAAGAgcattacaatattttcaacatgCTGCTGATGCTGGAAATCCTCTTGCTATGGCTTTTTTaggaaaa atttatttagaaGGCAGTGACATAGTAAAACAAGATAATGAAACAGCATACAAGTATTTCAAAAAAGCTGCTGAACTTGGAAATCCTGTTGGACAAAGTGGTTTAGGACTTATGTATCTTTATGGAAGAGGAGTTGAAAGAGATACAGCGAAAGCTCTTCAGTATTTTAGCCAAGCTGCAGAACAAGGATGGGTTGATGGACAACTTCAACTTGGCAACATGTATTTTA GTGGCACAGGAGTAAGACGTGATTATAAATTAGCCAACAAGTATTTTAGTTTGGCTAGCCAATCTGGTCATGTTTTGGCATTCTATAATTTGGCACAAATGCATGCTACTGGTACAGGCATGATGCGTAGTTGTCCAGCTGCTGTTGAACTTCTGAAAAATGTTGCTGAAAGAGGCAAATGGAGTGATCAATTAATGATTGCTCATACAGATTATAGAGAAGGTAGAATAAATGAAGCTTTCGTCAATTATGCTCTCCTTGCAGAAATGGGTTATGAGGTAGCACAGAGTAATGCTGCATTTATACTGGATAAAGGAGAGACTACAATACTATCAGAAGAAGAAGGATTAGTTAGAGCACTTGCTCTATGGGCTAGAGCTGCTGCTCAAGGATATTCTGCTGCTcag gTCAAATTAGGAGATGCTCATTATTATGGACGAGGAACAAAAGTTGACTATGAGGCTGCAGCTAGCCATTATCGATCAGCTTCTGACCAACAACACAATGCTCAAGCAATGTTTAACTTAGGATATATGCATGAACGTGGCTTGGGTTTGGCAAAGGATCGACATCTAGCCAAACGATGCTATGATCTAGCAGCTGAAGCTAGTCCAGATGCAAGAATTCCTGTAGCACTGGCACTTATTAagctttcatttctttttggaTTGGATTATCTACAAGAATTTAGTCTTGctgatcatttaaataaatgggaTCAGCTTTTAGGTCAAAATTGGGATTTATATCTCATTGGACTACTTACAGGCATGcttagtttaattatttatttccgcAGACCACAACCACCACCTCCACCTAgaattaactaa